In Roseofilum reptotaenium CS-1145, a single genomic region encodes these proteins:
- a CDS encoding ABC transporter permease produces MDILESIKIAGKTLLGNKMRSTLTMLGIIIGNSSVIAMIGIGEGTQNYVTNQVGSLGPNVLFVIPGNPNAQRQSIVAPQTLVLEDAEAIAEQVPSVEAVAPRLSVRETISYQGNNVAISITGTTPEFLTVRSLEIANGRFLNELDIKRRETVVAIGSELATSLFGNRNPVGETIRLKSISFRIIGVMQPKGSSFGDNMDMAAYIPLSTLTNRISGNTSPYGTQVGSISISIETEDRMNAAKFQIENLLRFRHNITDEDDFTVRSQKELMNILGSITGALTILLAAISGISLLVGGIGIMNIMLVSVTERTQEIGLRKAIGASEQDILIQFMIEAIILSVMGGLIGTGLGISGIWVISSLTALDAEVSLLAIATAVGVSGTIGLFFGVFPARQAAKLDPIVALRSA; encoded by the coding sequence ATGGATATCCTAGAGAGCATCAAAATTGCGGGTAAAACCCTCCTCGGGAATAAAATGCGAAGCACCCTAACCATGCTGGGCATTATTATTGGTAACTCGTCTGTTATTGCCATGATTGGCATTGGTGAAGGAACCCAAAACTATGTCACCAACCAAGTCGGTTCTTTAGGCCCCAATGTTTTATTTGTCATACCTGGAAATCCCAATGCTCAGAGACAGAGTATTGTAGCGCCGCAAACCTTAGTCCTAGAGGATGCGGAGGCGATCGCCGAACAAGTCCCCTCAGTCGAAGCAGTTGCTCCCAGGTTAAGCGTGAGGGAAACGATTAGTTACCAAGGAAATAATGTGGCCATTTCCATTACCGGAACGACCCCAGAATTCCTTACGGTACGCAGCTTAGAGATAGCCAACGGTCGCTTTTTGAATGAATTAGATATCAAGCGTCGAGAAACGGTGGTTGCCATTGGCTCGGAGTTAGCGACCAGCTTATTTGGAAATCGCAATCCAGTTGGAGAAACCATACGCTTAAAATCGATTAGTTTTCGCATTATTGGCGTGATGCAACCCAAGGGTTCATCCTTTGGCGATAACATGGATATGGCAGCCTATATTCCCCTCTCAACCCTGACGAACCGCATTAGCGGGAATACTTCCCCCTATGGGACGCAGGTGGGTTCAATTTCTATTTCCATTGAGACCGAAGATCGCATGAATGCGGCCAAGTTCCAGATTGAAAACTTGCTCAGGTTCCGGCATAACATTACCGATGAAGATGATTTTACGGTGCGCTCCCAGAAGGAATTAATGAATATTTTAGGCAGTATTACCGGAGCTTTAACTATCCTACTGGCGGCAATTTCTGGTATCTCCTTGCTGGTGGGTGGCATTGGCATTATGAATATTATGCTGGTGTCTGTGACCGAACGAACTCAAGAAATCGGGTTAAGAAAGGCGATTGGAGCATCAGAGCAAGATATTTTAATTCAGTTTATGATCGAAGCTATTATTTTATCGGTTATGGGCGGATTAATTGGCACGGGATTGGGGATTAGTGGCATTTGGGTCATTAGTAGCTTAACTGCTTTAGACGCAGAAGTTTCCCTACTTGCTATTGCCACAGCCGTGGGTGTTTCCGGAACCATTGGCTTGTTTTTTGGTGTGTTTCCCGCCCGACAAGCGGCTAAACTTGATCCTATTGTTGCCTTGCGTAGTGCTTAA
- a CDS encoding Uma2 family endonuclease, whose protein sequence is MTQSTGKIILPPPFPDHTQLPEEDGTFVKNFQEHPQSILLTDSIGPILEQQHPDGQYAIGQDSGIYWRETQPPQDGAEAPDWFYVPNVPPDIDGQYRRSYVLWRELIAPLIALELASGNGNEERDTTALSQQNLEEKKRPGKFWVYENIIRIPYYGIYVIQTGELEVYNLICGSYERMSPNERGHYPIERLGVELGLWQGNYQNQHQLWLRWWDSEGNLLLTGWEQSALEQMRTEQANSRAEQAESVAQTERERAQEAESRAQEAESVAQTERERAQEAESRAEQAKQAQQGAISRLLAMGLSAEQVAEALNLSVEQVQSIQN, encoded by the coding sequence ATGACTCAAAGTACGGGAAAAATTATCTTACCGCCTCCTTTCCCGGACCATACGCAACTGCCAGAGGAGGATGGTACATTTGTGAAAAACTTTCAGGAGCATCCCCAGAGTATTCTACTGACTGACTCTATTGGGCCGATTTTAGAACAGCAACATCCAGATGGGCAATATGCGATCGGTCAAGATAGTGGCATTTATTGGCGAGAAACGCAACCGCCCCAAGATGGTGCAGAAGCGCCAGATTGGTTTTATGTGCCCAATGTTCCTCCAGATATCGATGGACAATATCGTCGTTCTTATGTTCTCTGGCGGGAATTAATCGCCCCACTTATTGCTCTGGAATTGGCGAGTGGAAATGGAAACGAGGAAAGAGACACAACGGCTTTATCCCAACAGAATTTAGAGGAGAAAAAACGACCGGGAAAATTTTGGGTGTATGAGAATATTATCCGGATTCCCTATTATGGGATTTATGTGATTCAAACGGGAGAATTAGAGGTGTATAACCTTATTTGTGGCTCTTACGAGCGAATGAGTCCGAATGAGAGAGGACATTATCCGATTGAGCGATTGGGAGTAGAGTTGGGCTTATGGCAAGGAAACTATCAGAATCAGCACCAACTCTGGTTGAGATGGTGGGATAGTGAAGGGAATTTGTTACTGACGGGATGGGAACAAAGTGCCCTAGAACAGATGCGGACTGAACAAGCAAATTCTCGCGCCGAGCAAGCCGAATCAGTTGCCCAAACTGAGCGGGAACGGGCTCAGGAAGCGGAGTCTCGCGCCCAGGAAGCTGAATCGGTTGCTCAAACTGAGCGAGAACGTGCGCAAGAAGCGGAGTCTCGCGCCGAGCAAGCTAAACAAGCTCAACAGGGAGCGATTTCTCGTTTATTAGCGATGGGACTGAGTGCAGAACAAGTGGCTGAAGCACTTAATTTGAGTGTGGAACAAGTGCAGTCAATTCAAAACTAA
- a CDS encoding efflux RND transporter periplasmic adaptor subunit, with product MQLPLIHPKLEKPLPWLLGLVAVSAVSATGIVYLSTDRSMTQAEAIASLTIPAEAATLTIRINASGVVQPIRRVNVSPKVQGRLAELYVEQGDRVEQGQPIARMERAELEAQLRQAQARLTRTQAELDKAIAGNRSEDIAEAQARLRRTQATLAELQAGSRSEDIAEAQASLNRAQALVAEAESRLDLAQERADRNQRLADEGAISRDELDQRLDDRRRAQAYLEQTQAGAIEAQRRLERLQNGSRVEDIAEAKATVAESQAALDRLINGTRPEDIAQAQAQLAEGKANLQYYQVQLEDTEVKAPFSGLIVQKYAEPGAFVTPVTAASSADSATSTSIVALAQGLEVLAKVPEADISQIYPNQKVEIIADAYPDRTFEGRVHLIAPEAIKERDVTLFQVRVEIETGLELLQSGMNVDLSFVGDELTNALVVPTVAIITNQGETGVLVPGDGDLPQFQPVTIGPLLGNQIQILEGIEPGQPVFVELPDGKTLNEIINREIK from the coding sequence ATGCAATTGCCACTTATCCACCCCAAACTGGAAAAGCCGCTCCCTTGGCTGTTGGGACTGGTGGCTGTTTCGGCAGTTAGCGCAACTGGGATTGTCTATCTCAGCACTGATCGTTCTATGACTCAAGCGGAGGCGATCGCCTCCTTAACCATTCCTGCTGAAGCGGCTACGCTCACCATTCGCATTAATGCCAGTGGTGTAGTGCAACCGATTCGGCGCGTTAATGTCAGTCCCAAAGTGCAAGGGAGATTAGCCGAACTCTATGTGGAACAAGGCGATCGCGTGGAACAAGGACAACCCATCGCCCGCATGGAAAGAGCGGAACTCGAAGCCCAACTGCGACAAGCTCAAGCGAGATTAACCCGCACCCAAGCAGAACTCGATAAGGCGATCGCTGGAAACCGTTCGGAAGATATTGCTGAAGCTCAAGCCCGACTCAGACGCACCCAAGCCACGTTAGCGGAACTGCAAGCAGGGAGCCGTTCGGAAGACATTGCCGAAGCTCAAGCCTCCCTCAACCGTGCCCAAGCTCTGGTCGCTGAAGCCGAATCTCGTTTAGACTTAGCCCAAGAACGAGCGGACCGAAATCAACGCCTTGCTGATGAGGGAGCCATTTCTAGGGATGAACTGGATCAACGACTGGACGATCGCCGTCGCGCCCAAGCTTATCTAGAGCAAACCCAAGCCGGGGCGATCGAAGCCCAGCGCCGTCTGGAGCGCCTGCAAAATGGTTCTAGAGTTGAAGACATTGCTGAAGCCAAAGCCACCGTCGCCGAATCCCAAGCTGCCCTAGACCGCCTAATCAATGGTACTCGCCCTGAAGATATTGCCCAAGCCCAGGCACAACTGGCTGAAGGAAAAGCCAATCTGCAATACTATCAAGTGCAACTTGAAGATACGGAAGTTAAAGCACCGTTTTCTGGGTTAATTGTGCAGAAATATGCCGAACCGGGAGCCTTTGTTACTCCAGTCACCGCAGCATCTTCAGCGGACTCAGCGACCTCAACCTCTATTGTTGCTTTAGCTCAAGGGTTGGAAGTTTTAGCCAAAGTACCAGAAGCTGACATTAGTCAAATCTACCCCAATCAAAAAGTAGAAATTATTGCCGATGCCTATCCTGATCGCACCTTTGAAGGTCGCGTTCATCTGATTGCCCCGGAAGCTATTAAAGAACGGGATGTCACCCTATTTCAAGTGCGCGTAGAAATTGAAACGGGATTAGAGTTGCTCCAGTCGGGGATGAATGTGGATTTATCTTTTGTCGGCGATGAACTCACCAATGCCTTAGTCGTTCCCACCGTGGCTATTATTACGAATCAGGGAGAAACTGGGGTGTTAGTACCTGGGGATGGCGATCTTCCCCAATTTCAACCCGTAACTATTGGCCCCTTGTTAGGCAATCAGATCCAAATTTTAGAGGGTATTGAACCCGGTCAACCCGTGTTTGTGGAATTACCCGATGGCAAAACCCTGAATGAAATTATTAATCGAGAGATCAAGTAG